The Fragaria vesca subsp. vesca linkage group LG2, FraVesHawaii_1.0, whole genome shotgun sequence genome includes a window with the following:
- the LOC101294628 gene encoding proteasome subunit alpha type-1-A-like gives MFRNQYDTDVTTWSPAGRLFQVEYAMEAVKQGSAAIGLRSKTHVVMACVNKANSELSSHQKKIFKVDDHIGVAIAGLTADGRVLSRYMRSECINYNYTYESPLPVGRLVVQLADKAQVCTQRSWKRPYGVGLLVGGLDESGAHLYYNCPSGNYFEYQAFAIGSRSQAAKTYLERRFKSFNDAKLDELIKDALIATRETLQGEKLRSSICTVAVMGVDEAFHILDQDKVQQLIDDFEIVGQDEAPAAEPDTDIPAEQGAPAEGGAGAGADTGAAPEADVAPMDI, from the exons ATGTTCAGGAACCAGTACGACACTGACGTCACTACATGGAGCCCCGCCGGGCGGCTCTTCCAGGTCGAGTACGCCATGGAGGCCGTGAAGCAAGGCTCGGCGGCGATTGGCCTCCGATCTAAGACCCACGTGGTCATGGCCTGCGTCAACAAGGCCAACTCCGAGCTCTCTTCTCACCAGAAGAAGATTTTCAAGGTCGACGACCACATCGGCGTCGCCATTGCCGGACTCACCGCCGACGGCCGTGTTCTCTCGCGCTACATGCGATCCGAGTGCATCAACTACAACTACACTTACGAGTCGCCTCTCCCCGTCGGACGACTCGTCGTTCAGCTCGCCGATAAGGCGCAG GTTTGCACTCAACGATCATGGAAACGACCATATGGTGTGGGACTTCTAGTAGGTGGTTTAGATGAATCTGGAGCCCATCTATATTACAACTGCCCAAGTGGAAACTACTTTGAATACCAGGCTTTTGCAATCGGGTCTCGCTCACAAGCTGCAAAGACATACTTGGAGCGCAGGTTTAAGAGCTTCAACGATGCAAAACTGGATGAGCTGATCAAGGATGCACTCATTGCAACAAGGGAAACCTTGCAGGGGGAAAAACTCAGGAGTTCCATATGCACAGTTGCTGTGATGGGAGTTGATGAGGCATTCCATATATTGGATCAGGACAAAGTTCAGCAGCTGATTGATGATTTCGAGATCGTGGGGCAGGATGAAGCTCCTGCTGCTGAACCTGATACTGATATTCCAGCTGAGCAGGGTGCTCCTGCAGAAGGGGGTGCTGGGGCTGGAGCTGACACGGGTGCTGCTCCTGAAGCCGATGTAGCTCCAATGGACATTTGA
- the LOC101294913 gene encoding uncharacterized sugar kinase slr0537-like, with the protein MGLEATLLTNSNSGEAPLILGLQAAALVDHVARVDRSLLDQLPGERGGSTPVGIEELEHILREVKTHGISSPDESLPMKTMAGGSVANTIRGLSAGFGISCGIIGACGDDEQGQLFVSNMNSHDVNLERLRMKKGPTAQCVCLVDASGNRTMRPCLSSAVKLHPKEDDLTRADFKGCKWLLLRYGIFNIEVIQAAIQVAKKEGLLVSLDLASFEMVRNYKSPLVQLLESGNIDLCFANEDEATELLRGCNGDQDADPVAALEFLGKHCRWAVVTLGSNGCIAKHGKEIVRVPAIGTANAVDATGAGDLFAGGFLYGLVKGLSLEDCCKVGSCSGGTVIRSLGGEVPPESWQWMYKQMQIKGLPLPDIQQ; encoded by the exons ATGGGATTAGAAGCCACCTTGCTCACCAACTCCAACAGCGGCGAGGCTCCTCTGATCCTCGGACTTCAAGCCGCCGCCCTCGTCGACCACGTGGCTCGCGTCGACCGGTCCTTGCTCGACCAACTCCCCGGCGAGCGCGGTGGCTCCACCCCC GTTGGAATTGAGGAGCTTGAGCATATATTGAGAGAGGTGAAGACCCATGGTATATCATCCCCTGATGAATCTTTGCCTATGAAAACTATGGCCGGTGGAAGTGTGGCCAATACTATTAGAGGGTTGAGTGCAGGGTTTGGAATCTCTTGTGGGATCATTGGTGCATGTGGTGATGATGAGCAAGGCCAGCTGTTTGTTAGTAACATGAACTCTCATGATGTGAACCTTGAGAGGTTGAGGATGAAGAAGGGACCCACAGCTCAG TGTGTTTGCTTGGTTGATGCGTCAGGCAATCGGACAATGCGTCCATGTCTATCTAGTGCGGTGAAACTTCACCCAAAG GAGGATGACTTGACAAGAGCGGATTTTAAAGGATGCAAG TGGTTGTTGCTGAGGTACGGCATATTTAACATAGAAGTGATTCAGGCAGCTATACAGGTCGCCAAGAAAGAAGGTCTTCTTGTGTCCTTGGATTTGGCCAGCTTTGAG ATGGTTCGCAACTATAAATCACCTCTTGTACAGTTGCTGGAGTCAGGTAATATAGACCTCTGCTTTGCCAATGAGGATGAAGCAACGGAGCTGCTAAG AGGTTGTAATGGTGACCAAGATGCTGATCCTGTGGCTGCACTCGAATTTTTGGGGAAACACTGCCGGTGGGCAGTGGTAACATTAGGCAGTAATGGATGCATTGCAAAGCACGGAAAAGAG ATTGTGAGAGTTCCAGCCATTGGGACAGCCAATGCAGTAGATGCCACCGGAGCAGGTGACTTGTTTGCCGGTGGGTTTTTGTACGGATTGGTGAAGGGATTATCTCTAGAGGACTGCTGCAAAGTTGGCTCGTGCAGTGGGGGAACTGTTATTCGTTCTCTTGGCGGTGAGGTGCCACCTGAGAGTTGGCAATGGATGTACAAGCAGATGCAGATCAAGGGCCTCCCTCTTCCGGACATCCAACAATAA
- the LOC101295196 gene encoding gamma carbonic anhydrase 1, mitochondrial-like: MGTLGRAIYTVGFWIRETGQAVDRLGSRLQGSYYFKEQLSRHRTLMNIFDKAPVVDKDAFVAPSASVIGDVQVGKGSSIWYGCVLRGDVNNIVIGAGTNIQDNSLVHVAKSNLSGKVLPTIIGDNVTVGHSAVVHGCTVEDEAFVGMGATLLDGVVVEKHAMVAAGALVRQNTRIPSGEVWAGNPAKFLRKLTDEEIAFISQSATNYVNLAQVHAAENGKSFDEIEFEKVLRKKFARRDEEYDSMLGVVREIPPELILPDNVLPDKALKAEK, encoded by the exons ATGGGGACTTTGGGAAGAGCGATATACACCGTCGGATTCTGGATTAGGGAGACGGGCCAGGCCGTCGATCGCCTCGGCAGCCGCCTCCAGGGGAGCTACTACTTCAAGGAGCAGC TGTCTAGGCATCGGACTCTTATGAATATATTTGATAAAGCTCCTGTGGTTGACAAGGATGCATTCGTGGCTCCAAGTGCCTCTGTCATTGGTGATGTTCAGGTGGGAAAAGGATCTTCTATTTGGTATGGATGTGTATTGAGAG GTGACGTGAACAACATTGTCATTGGAGCTGGAACTAACATACAGGACAACTCTCTTGTGCATGTGGCAAAGTCTAATTTAAGTGGGAAGGTGTTGCCAACCATTATTGGTGATAATGTTACAGTAG GTCACAGTGCTGTTGTACATGGCTGTACGGTTGAGGATGAGGCCTTTGTTGGTATGGGAGCCACACTGCTTGATGGTGTCGTCGTTGAGAAACATGCTATGGTTGCTGCTGGAGCCCTTGTGAGACAGAATACAAGAATCCCCAGTGGAGAG GTTTGGGCAGGGAATCCCGCTAAATTTCTGAGGAAACTCACAGATGAAGAAATAGCATTCATCTCCCAGTCAGCCACCAATTATGTCAACCTTGCACAAGTCCATGCAGCGGAGAATGGGAAGTCCTTTGATGAGATTGAGTTTGAGAAGGTCCTCCGTAAGAAGTTTGCTCGTCGTGATGAGGAGTATGACTCAATGCTGGGTGTTGTTCGTGAAATTCCCCCAGAGCTTATTCTTCCCGATAATGTATTACCAGATAAAGCACTCAAGGCAGAAAAATGA
- the LOC101296063 gene encoding protein RER1B-like yields the protein MEGGGVASDAGSAVAPIAKWRDEFARTFQYYLDRSTPNPVHRWLGTLAVAAIYVLRVYLVQGFYIVSYGLGIYILNLLIGFLSPKVDPELEGLDGAALPMRGSDEFKPFIRRLPEFKFWYSITKAFCVAFLMTFFSVFDVPVFWPILLCYWIVLFVLTMKRQIMHMIKYKYVPFSIGKQRYVGKPAGSSSGSAD from the exons ATGGAAGGAGGAGGAGTGGCGAGTGATGCAGGCTCGGCGGTGGCGCCGATTGCCAAGTGGAGGGATGAGTTTGCAAGGACATTTCAGTACTACTTGGACCGGTCGACTCCTAACCCGGTCCACAGGTGGCTGGGGACACTGGCTGTGGCTGCGATTTACGTGTTGCGAGTTTACTTGGTTCAGGGGTTCTACATTGTGTCTTATGGATTGGGGATTTATATCTTGAATCTGTTGATTGGGTTTTTGTCGCCGAAGGTTGATCCGGAGCTTGAGGGCTTGGATGGGGCTGCATTGCCGATGAGGGGATCGGATGAGTTTAAGCCATTTATCCGCCGCCTTCCTGAGTTCAAGTTCTG GTATTCCATTACAAAGGCTTTCTGTGTCGCCTTTCTGATGACCTTCTTCTCTGTTTTTGATGTCCCTGTTTTCTGGCCCATACTCCTCTGTTATTGGATTGTTCTTTTTGTCCTTACAATGAAGCGCCAAATCATGCACATGATCAAGTACAAGTATGTTCCATTCAGCATTGGAAAGCAG AGGTATGTAGGGAAGCCTGCTGGAAGTAGTAGTGGCTCTGCGGACTGA
- the LOC101296634 gene encoding uncharacterized protein LOC101296634, translating to MSGRIYVVIFFCWAALTIITPTLILLSETSKPYSELQDEGSRGIKARRLIGYAVKHRMITTTAQESAPSPAPAPSPETGSRTSGIDLAKVFSESLRLVIRKTRLRLK from the exons ATGAGTGGGAGAATTTATGTTGTGATATTCTTCTGCTGGGCAGCCCTTACTATCATCACCCCCACTCTCATTCTCTTGTCGGAGACTTCGAAACCCTACTCTGAATTACAAG ATGAGGGAAGTAGAGGAATCAAGGCTAGAAGATTGATAGGATATGCAGTGAAACATCGAATGATCACAACAACTGCACAAGAATCTGCACCTTCACCTGCACCGGCACCAAGTCCAGAGACAGGTTCGAGGACTAGCGGAATCGATCTTGCCAAGGTCTTCTCAGAATCATTGAGATTGGTGATCAGAAAGACTAGACTAAGGTTGAAGTGA
- the LOC101295778 gene encoding isoflavone reductase-like protein-like, with protein MADLQKSKILVIGGTGSIGKFIVEASAKANHPTFALVRETTVNDPAKAKLIQKFKNLGVTLLHGDINDHESLVKVIKQVDVVISTVGGPPLQDQTKIISAIKEAGNIKRFFPSEFGSDVDRVRVHDIVEPAKSFFDSKIQIRRAIEAEGIPHTYVTSNCFAGYFLPRLAQRQPDVTSPPRDKVIIFGDGNAKAIFVDEKDIGTYTIRAVDDPRTLNKVLHLRPPRNFYSFNELVALWEKKIGKPLEKVYHPEQKLLDDIKASPFPESVILGINHSVFVKGFLTNFEIEPSIGVEASELYPDVEYTTVEDYLDQFV; from the exons ATGGCTGATCTTCAGAAAAGCAAGATTCTGGTAATCGGAGGCACCGGCTCCATCGGCAAGTTCATAGTCGAAGCAAGCGCAAAGGCTAACCATCCCACTTTCGCTCTTGTTAGAGAGACCACTGTCAATGACCCTGCCAAGGCAAAACTCATTCAAAAGTTCAAGAACTTGGGAGTCACTTTGCTCCAT GGAGATATCAACGACCACGAGAGCTTGGTGAAGGTGATCAAACAGGTGGACGTGGTGATATCAACAGTGGGTGGTCCGCCACTACAGGATCAAACCAAAATCATTTCCGCCATCAAGGAAGCTGGTAATATCAAG AGATTCTTCCCATCGGAGTTCGGAAGCGATGTGGATCGTGTTCGTGTACATGACATAGTTGAGCCGGCAAAATCGTTTTTTGATAGCAAAATCCAAATCCGGCGTGCTATAGAGGCCGAGGGGATACCCCACACATATGTCACCAGCAATTGCTTTGCAGGCTATTTTTTACCCAGATTGGCACAGCGCCAGCCAGATGTTACTTCTCCACCCAGAGACAAAGTCATCATCTTCGGGGATGGAAATGCAAAGG CAATCTTTGTCGACGAAAAGGACATTGGAACCTATACAATCCGAGCAGTTGATGACCCAAGAACACTGAACAAGGTTCTCCACCTCAGGCCTCCTCGAAACTTTTACTCCTTCAATGAACTCGTTGCCTTGTGGGAGAAGAAAATTGGCAAACCACTTGAGAAGGTCTATCATCCAGAACAAAAACTCCTCGACGATATTAAAG CATCCCCATTTCCAGAAAGTGTGATATTGGGAATCAACCACTCTGTGTTTGTGAAAGGATTTCTTACTAACTTTGAGATTGAGCCATCCATCGGAGTCGAAGCTTCCGAGCTATACCCAGATGTTGAATACACCACTGTGGAGGACTACCTCGACCAATTTGTTTAA
- the LOC101295486 gene encoding isoflavone reductase-like protein-like, protein MASEKSKILIIGGTGYIGKFIVEASAKANHPTFLLVRESTVNDPAKGALIQKFKNLGVTLLYGDLFDHESLVKAIKQVDVVISTVGNFQLADQTKIIAAIKEAGNVKRFFPSEFGNDVDRVHAVEPAKSAFAIKAQIRRAIEAEGIPYTYVSSNCFAGYFLPTLVQLGATSPPRDKVTILGDGNPKAIFNKEDDIGTYTIRAVDDPRTLNKVLYIKPPKNTYSFNELVALWEKKIGKVLTKVYVPEDKLLNDILEAPIPINVILAINHSIFVKGDHTNFEIEPSFGVEASELYPDVKYTTVEEYLDQFV, encoded by the exons ATGGCTTCTGAGAAAAGCAAGATCTTGATCATCGGAGGCACCGGCTACATCGGCAAGTTCATTGTCGAAGCGAGCGCAAAGGCTAACCATCCCACCTTTCTTCTTGTTAGGGAGTCCACGGTAAATGACCCTGCCAAGGGAGCTCTCATTCAGAAGTTCAAGAACTTGGGGGTCACTTTGCTCTAT GGGGATCTTTTTGATCATGAGAGCTTGGTGAAAGCCATCAAACAGGTCGATGTGGTGATATCAACAGTGGGTAACTTTCAGCTAGCAGATCAAACCAAGATCATTGCTGCCATCAAAGAAGCTGGTAATGTTAAG AGATTCTTCCCCTCGGAATTTGGAAACGATGTGGATCGTGTACATGCAGTTGAGCCAGCTAAATCTGCCTTTGCAATCAAAGCCCAAATCCGCCGCGCTATAGAAGCTGAGGGGATACCCTACACTTATGTCTCCAGCAACTGCTTTGCAGGCTATTTTCTGCCCACATTGGTACAACTAGGAGCTACTTCTCCACCCAGAGACAAAGTCACTATCCTAGGGGATGGAAATCCAAAGG CAATCTTTAACAAGGAAGATGACATTGGCACCTACACGATCCGAGCGGTTGATGATCCAAGAACATTGAACAAGGTCCTCTACATCAAGCCTCCCAAGAACACTTACTCCTTTAATGAACTCGTTGCCTTGTGGGAGAAGAAAATTGGAAAAGTTCTTACGAAGGTCTATGTTCCAGAGGACAAACTCCTCAACGACATTCTAG AGGCTCCAATTCCGATCAATGTGATATTGGCAATCAACCACTCTATTTTTGTGAAAGGAGATCACACCAACTTCGAAATTGAGCCGTCTTTCGGAGTCGAAGCCTCCGAGCTGTACCCGGATGTTAAGTACACCACCGTGGAGGAGTATCTCGACCAGTTTGTTTAA
- the LOC101296348 gene encoding uncharacterized protein LOC101296348: MGSLMAGWDSPVLKSKSDIYKRNRSLTNEDIEAFRRSHKKPEEKQQHINDGDDAIIYEEQTATVNKSGKTFQKSSTMPLLAKNTSTEEGQKKYFMHGETETMASTAHKLVDNTGWWTRSNWAFLNEPPKSEGAPDSSKRYASQFHVARSAGGGVDGIST; this comes from the exons ATGGGTTCACTAATGGCAGGATGGGACTCGCCGGTCCTCAAATCAAAGTCAG ATATATACAAGAGGAATCGGTCACTCACAAACGAAGACATTGAAGCTTTTCGGAGATCACATAAGAAACCAGAGGAGAAGCAACAACATATCAACGATGGTGATGATGCTATCATCTATGAG GAGCAGACGGCTACTGTTAATAAGTCGGGCAAAACGTTTCAGAAATCGAGCACTATGCCTCTGCTGGCTAAAAATACCAGTACAGAGGAGGGTCAGAAGAAATACTTCATGCACGGTGAGACTGAAACCATGGCCAGCACCGCTCACAAACTCGTAGACAACACCGGCTG GTGGACTAGGAGCAACTGGGCATTTCTGAATGAACCCCCTAAATCTGAAGGCGCTCCTGACTCTAGTAAACGTTACGCTTCACAGTTTCATGTAGCCCGCTCCGCAGGCGGTGGCGTCGACGGAATTAGTACCTGA